A genomic region of Ferroacidibacillus organovorans contains the following coding sequences:
- a CDS encoding MFS transporter, with amino-acid sequence MMNLLRAEPAYRRLLFASLLSGIGDWFNSVALLSLLLHLTGSSLSVGIALAVRTFPYLVMGPLGGILADRLHRKTIFLFADFSRFFIALALLLVHAVSQVWIAYVATAGLVVFSALFSPARTAVIPQLVHPQHLAVANALEQSLGGFVMAFGAGLGGLISARFGFDTAFAINAISFLASGFICWSINLPNLPNRDPGSFEGLEEKPQRIHSRAPSHSFWFVFRQSRLIQLVCVQAILWAIGGGAINTLLSVYGYQVFHSGNWGVGVLYGALGIGFLASGFFASRLVKRLRIITAAAYLFEGICHVAVSLSPVLWGAAILLSFATMSAGIGNAVTTTLLMREAPTVFHGRVFSLLGTISSVVISLSMLATGFLLDVIPARTIGFWAGSFMVFTSFVTGFALVRMKDTAMNPHHASI; translated from the coding sequence ATGATGAACCTCCTGCGCGCCGAGCCTGCATATCGGCGGTTGCTTTTTGCGAGCCTATTGAGCGGAATCGGTGACTGGTTCAACAGTGTGGCACTTCTCAGCCTCCTCCTTCACCTTACTGGATCGAGTCTGTCCGTTGGCATTGCTTTGGCAGTGCGCACGTTTCCGTATCTTGTCATGGGGCCGCTTGGCGGAATTTTGGCTGACCGGTTGCATCGTAAAACGATCTTTCTATTCGCAGACTTTTCTCGTTTTTTTATAGCACTCGCCCTGTTGCTGGTACACGCTGTGTCACAAGTCTGGATCGCCTATGTGGCGACCGCGGGGCTCGTCGTCTTTTCGGCGCTTTTTTCTCCAGCGCGAACTGCCGTGATTCCGCAACTGGTACACCCGCAGCATCTCGCTGTCGCCAATGCGCTCGAACAATCACTTGGCGGCTTTGTCATGGCGTTCGGTGCGGGACTGGGCGGACTCATCAGTGCGCGCTTCGGTTTTGACACAGCGTTTGCCATCAACGCCATTTCCTTTTTAGCATCAGGATTTATCTGCTGGTCTATCAACCTTCCAAACTTGCCCAACCGTGATCCTGGTAGTTTTGAGGGGCTAGAGGAAAAACCGCAGCGAATCCATTCTCGAGCACCATCACATTCGTTTTGGTTTGTCTTTCGTCAGTCGCGGCTCATTCAACTCGTCTGCGTGCAAGCGATTCTCTGGGCGATTGGCGGGGGTGCCATCAATACGCTTCTCAGTGTCTACGGATACCAGGTTTTTCACAGTGGAAACTGGGGTGTCGGTGTTCTCTATGGCGCGCTCGGTATAGGGTTTTTGGCAAGTGGGTTCTTCGCATCGCGCCTTGTGAAGCGGCTTCGGATCATCACGGCCGCAGCGTACCTCTTCGAAGGAATATGCCATGTCGCGGTTAGCCTGTCGCCTGTGCTGTGGGGAGCGGCCATCTTATTGTCTTTTGCAACGATGAGCGCAGGAATTGGCAACGCTGTGACGACCACGCTTTTGATGAGAGAGGCGCCGACTGTGTTTCACGGGAGAGTTTTTTCGCTGCTCGGGACAATCTCGAGTGTCGTGATTTCTCTCTCCATGCTTGCGACCGGATTTTTGCTCGATGTTATTCCTGCGAGAACGATCGGATTTTGGGCAGGTTCTTTCATGGTATTTACGTCATTTGTCACCGGTTTTGCACTGGTAAGGATGAAGGATACGGCAATGAATCCGCATCACGCATCGATCTAA
- a CDS encoding ABC transporter ATP-binding protein, protein MRQLFRFLRPYKASILGILLLIFLQSISSLYLPNLMSKIVDVGVMTGNVGYILKIGLLMLLVALAGVLCSVFAGLLSAKASAGFGQRLRQELFNHIEDFMLHEFDEIGTSSLTVRTTNDVMQVQQFINMLLRMMVMAPLMAIGGILMAVYTDAPLSLTIVFIMPVLALSIYLILHRGFSLFGTIQTKVDQLNRVVRENLIGVRVVRAFDRTADELKRFQLANRELSDVSARAFQVMSALMPLLMLIINLSTIAILWFGGIRVNNGTLQIGSLMAFIQYVTQIMFSVMMVSAMLFMVPRAQASAKRIQEVFDIQPQIVDPVSPSPTPLPPASAPKGLVSFEGVCFRYPGAEKDVLEDLSFQAFPGEITAIIGGTGAGKTTLLSLIPRFFDVTDGCIRIDGIDLREMSQQALRQKIGMVPQKSVLFSGTIAENLRFGREDATDEEIRHAANVAQASEFIDTFENGFDTFLSQGGANLSGGQKQRLTIARAFVRQPAIYLFDDSFSALDFKTDVMLQRALRREAAQSTVILVAQRVMSVKDADRILVLDEGRKVGEGTHRELLKTCSVYQEIVHSQMAEGEIA, encoded by the coding sequence ATGAGACAACTCTTTCGTTTTTTGCGACCTTACAAAGCCTCGATTCTTGGCATCCTCTTGCTCATCTTTCTGCAATCGATATCCAGCTTGTATCTGCCAAACCTCATGTCAAAGATCGTGGATGTCGGCGTCATGACGGGCAATGTGGGCTACATCCTGAAAATTGGGTTGCTCATGCTTTTGGTCGCTCTCGCAGGCGTCCTGTGTTCAGTTTTTGCAGGACTGCTCTCCGCCAAAGCATCGGCCGGATTTGGTCAGCGTCTGCGCCAGGAACTGTTTAACCACATTGAAGACTTCATGCTCCATGAGTTTGATGAGATCGGCACCTCCTCACTGACCGTGCGCACCACGAATGACGTAATGCAAGTCCAGCAGTTTATCAATATGCTGTTGCGCATGATGGTGATGGCGCCACTCATGGCAATCGGCGGCATTTTGATGGCCGTGTATACGGATGCGCCCCTGTCCCTGACTATCGTGTTCATCATGCCCGTCCTTGCACTCTCCATCTATCTCATTTTGCATCGCGGGTTCTCCCTCTTTGGCACGATCCAAACCAAAGTGGATCAGCTCAATCGCGTCGTGCGCGAGAACCTGATCGGCGTGCGCGTGGTGCGCGCCTTTGACCGAACGGCAGACGAGTTGAAACGCTTCCAGCTTGCAAACCGCGAACTGTCAGACGTTTCGGCGCGCGCCTTTCAAGTGATGTCAGCGCTGATGCCCCTTCTCATGTTGATCATCAACCTCTCCACGATCGCCATTCTCTGGTTTGGCGGCATCCGCGTCAACAACGGCACCCTGCAGATCGGAAGCTTGATGGCATTTATCCAATACGTCACACAGATCATGTTTTCTGTCATGATGGTCTCGGCCATGCTGTTCATGGTTCCACGCGCGCAAGCGTCTGCCAAACGCATTCAGGAGGTTTTCGACATTCAGCCGCAGATTGTCGATCCGGTGTCCCCGAGTCCCACGCCTCTGCCGCCTGCGTCGGCGCCAAAAGGGCTTGTGTCATTTGAAGGCGTCTGCTTTCGCTATCCTGGCGCAGAGAAAGACGTGCTCGAAGATCTCTCCTTTCAGGCATTCCCCGGAGAGATCACTGCCATTATCGGCGGGACTGGCGCAGGAAAGACCACGCTTCTCAGTTTGATTCCACGCTTCTTTGATGTGACAGACGGCTGCATCCGAATCGACGGCATCGATCTGAGGGAGATGAGCCAGCAGGCCTTGCGCCAAAAGATCGGCATGGTGCCGCAAAAGTCGGTTTTGTTCTCCGGGACGATCGCCGAGAATCTGCGCTTTGGCCGCGAGGATGCGACGGATGAGGAAATCCGCCACGCGGCAAACGTTGCGCAGGCGAGTGAATTTATCGATACCTTTGAAAATGGCTTTGACACCTTTCTATCCCAAGGCGGCGCAAACCTGTCAGGCGGTCAAAAACAGCGGCTCACCATCGCCCGCGCGTTTGTGCGACAACCAGCAATTTATCTCTTTGACGACAGCTTCTCCGCGCTCGACTTTAAGACAGACGTGATGCTGCAAAGAGCCTTGCGGCGCGAAGCTGCACAGTCAACCGTGATCCTGGTTGCGCAGCGTGTCATGTCCGTGAAGGATGCCGACCGCATCCTCGTGCTTGATGAGGGGCGCAAGGTAGGCGAAGGAACGCACCGCGAACTCTTGAAAACATGTAGCGTGTATCAGGAGATTGTCCATTCGCAAATGGCAGAGGGGGAAATCGCGTGA
- a CDS encoding carbohydrate ABC transporter permease gives MPELTLRSKDPSSRHSSSDCPLNEKTRANSRRIQPSRNRRALKTSAAGWLFILPGLLSLTLFLFIPAGYVLYLSFQRWNLLTANPQFVGFRNYIHLAVSPDFQQAIANTFWFGLFLLLILIPLGLFLAVLLDMGLKGTRIYRTILFAPYVVPLVASGLAFSLMYNPDFGLIDQILALFHISGPDWLGSSTLALPSVIAMTVWQYLGYYVIIFLAGLQNISHTLKEAAAVDGAGAQETFWRVILPNLSPSLFFASVICTIQSFQTFDQVYAMTQGGPAGATLTVVYYIFMQGFQMYNIGTASAASIVLLIFLALLTWLQVLFSRRWVVYE, from the coding sequence ATGCCTGAATTGACCCTCCGCAGCAAAGATCCTTCATCCCGTCACTCCTCCAGCGATTGCCCTCTCAATGAAAAAACGCGCGCGAATTCCCGCCGCATTCAGCCTTCGCGAAACCGCCGGGCGTTAAAAACCAGCGCAGCAGGTTGGCTGTTCATCCTTCCGGGTCTGCTGTCGCTTACGTTGTTTTTGTTCATTCCGGCAGGCTACGTCCTCTATCTCAGTTTTCAGCGGTGGAATCTTCTTACGGCAAACCCGCAGTTCGTAGGGTTTAGAAATTACATTCATCTTGCGGTCTCTCCGGATTTTCAACAGGCAATCGCCAACACCTTTTGGTTTGGGCTCTTTTTGCTCCTTATCCTGATCCCTTTGGGGCTTTTCCTTGCCGTTCTTCTCGACATGGGCTTAAAAGGGACACGCATTTATCGCACGATTCTCTTCGCGCCATATGTGGTGCCACTCGTTGCATCAGGCCTTGCATTCTCCCTGATGTACAACCCTGATTTTGGGCTGATCGACCAAATTCTCGCGCTGTTTCACATAAGTGGACCTGATTGGCTGGGATCAAGCACGCTTGCGCTGCCAAGCGTGATCGCGATGACCGTGTGGCAGTACCTCGGGTACTACGTCATCATCTTCTTAGCAGGGCTTCAAAACATCTCGCACACGCTGAAAGAGGCGGCGGCAGTCGACGGTGCTGGCGCGCAGGAAACGTTTTGGAGAGTTATCTTGCCAAACCTTTCGCCAAGCCTTTTCTTTGCCTCGGTGATTTGCACAATCCAGTCCTTTCAAACCTTTGATCAGGTCTACGCGATGACCCAGGGTGGCCCTGCAGGCGCCACGCTGACGGTGGTGTACTACATTTTCATGCAGGGTTTTCAAATGTACAACATTGGGACTGCATCGGCGGCGTCCATTGTCCTTTTGATCTTTCTCGCGCTGCTCACGTGGTTGCAGGTTCTATTCAGCCGGAGATGGGTGGTTTACGAATGA
- a CDS encoding carbohydrate ABC transporter permease yields the protein MMVSRNLIGRIVAHLTLILLSVVILAPIYFTVVSALSSNTSLFRNALHLWPQGWHFENFVRAWRSQPFATYFFNSFVSNFLIVAAQLITSTLAAYGFAMVPFRGARTAFFVTLLGMMVPTQAVFIPVYLMLAQVHLINTYAGLVLPFVGSAFGIFLLRQGFLAIPKELIAAAQVDGASHLRILWSIVLPNAKASLVTLAILNFVFHYDSLFWPLIATNSNGMRTIPVALSYFLDQESAGNGLAWNLMMAADLFAVLPVLILFVLGQRFIIRGVTSYGVKG from the coding sequence ATGATGGTTTCGCGAAATTTGATTGGTCGCATCGTTGCCCATCTCACACTCATCTTGCTCTCTGTCGTCATTCTCGCGCCAATCTACTTCACGGTGGTCAGTGCGCTCTCAAGCAATACAAGCCTTTTTAGAAATGCGCTGCATCTATGGCCGCAGGGCTGGCACTTTGAGAATTTTGTCAGAGCGTGGCGATCCCAACCGTTTGCCACTTATTTTTTCAATAGCTTCGTGAGCAATTTTTTGATCGTAGCGGCCCAACTGATCACGTCGACGCTCGCTGCCTATGGATTTGCCATGGTTCCGTTTCGCGGCGCGCGTACAGCCTTTTTCGTCACACTGCTTGGCATGATGGTGCCGACACAGGCCGTTTTCATCCCGGTGTACCTCATGCTCGCGCAAGTGCATCTCATCAACACATACGCGGGACTCGTCCTGCCGTTTGTTGGAAGCGCATTTGGCATTTTTCTTCTGCGCCAAGGATTTTTAGCCATCCCAAAGGAGTTGATCGCCGCCGCACAAGTTGACGGAGCATCCCATCTACGCATTTTGTGGTCCATCGTGCTGCCTAACGCAAAAGCGTCGCTAGTCACGCTCGCAATTCTTAACTTTGTTTTTCACTACGACAGTCTGTTTTGGCCGCTCATCGCGACAAACTCAAATGGCATGCGCACGATTCCGGTCGCTTTGTCTTATTTTCTTGACCAGGAATCTGCGGGAAATGGTTTGGCCTGGAATCTCATGATGGCAGCAGACTTGTTTGCCGTGCTTCCTGTTCTTATCCTGTTTGTTCTAGGTCAACGTTTTATCATTCGCGGTGTCACCAGTTACGGCGTCAAGGGTTGA
- a CDS encoding ABC transporter ATP-binding protein, producing MRPGPGNGFGGPAGMLMPVQKPKNMKGTLSRLIRYFRPYTLRLLLVVLATLFGTAFSILSPKIMGNVTTDLFAGVSQKFRGVSGGGVDFLLIARLLLLLGGLYIFSSLLSYIQQYIMAGVAQKAVSDLRSQVNEKLSRLPISYFDTHPHGEILSRFINDFDNISSTLQQSLTQALSAVVTFIGVFVMMLSISPLMTLAVVLTLPLSFVVTKAIAKRSQNQFKLRQHSLGALNGHIEEMFTGHQVVKAFGYETTAKEKLATINEAYYEAAWKAQFVTGIIMPIMNFIGNLSYVLVCVIGGILVTYKRLQIGDILAFIQYSRQFSQPINQLSSISNVIQSTLASSERVFEMLDEQEEEDPREQIAKDAAHPCDDDGQGHEASGRSAEAVRFEGTDQVFVAERSAESVTAKRGRVVFENVSFRYKVGEPLIENLSLRAEPGQKIAIVGPTGAGKTTLINLLLRFYEQDAGTILLDGVDIKTFPRAALRQKFGMVLQDTWLFHGTIFENIAYGRKGATEAEVIAAAKASYADSFIRKLPDGYATHLNEETSNLSQGQKQLLTIARAFLANPTILILDEATSSVDTRTEIHIQHAMKRLMDGRTSFVIAHRLSTVRDADCILVMNHGRVVEQGAHDALIEQDGFYAELYKSQFASALPEFAALEKV from the coding sequence ATGCGCCCCGGACCGGGCAATGGTTTCGGCGGGCCGGCAGGGATGCTCATGCCCGTGCAAAAGCCCAAAAACATGAAAGGGACGCTGTCGCGCCTGATCCGCTATTTTCGCCCGTACACCCTGCGCCTTCTGCTCGTCGTTTTGGCAACCCTCTTTGGCACCGCATTCAGCATCCTCAGTCCGAAAATCATGGGCAACGTCACAACCGATCTCTTTGCGGGTGTTTCCCAAAAATTCAGAGGCGTTTCGGGCGGAGGCGTCGATTTCCTACTGATCGCAAGGCTGCTTTTGCTTTTGGGTGGACTGTACATCTTCAGTTCGCTGCTAAGCTATATCCAGCAATACATCATGGCGGGCGTCGCGCAAAAAGCGGTCTCCGACCTGCGCAGCCAAGTCAACGAAAAATTGTCCCGACTGCCGATCAGCTACTTTGACACACATCCGCACGGAGAAATCCTCAGCCGCTTCATTAACGACTTTGACAACATCAGCAGCACGCTCCAGCAAAGCCTCACCCAGGCCCTCTCTGCCGTGGTCACCTTCATCGGCGTTTTTGTCATGATGCTCTCCATCAGCCCACTCATGACGCTGGCGGTGGTTTTGACCCTGCCGCTCAGTTTCGTTGTCACCAAGGCCATCGCAAAGCGTTCACAAAACCAGTTCAAGCTCCGTCAGCACTCACTCGGCGCATTAAATGGGCACATTGAGGAAATGTTCACGGGCCACCAGGTGGTCAAAGCGTTTGGCTATGAGACGACCGCCAAAGAGAAGCTTGCCACGATCAATGAAGCGTATTACGAGGCGGCATGGAAGGCGCAATTTGTGACAGGGATCATCATGCCGATCATGAATTTTATCGGCAACCTCAGCTATGTCTTGGTTTGTGTCATCGGCGGGATACTCGTCACTTACAAGCGCCTGCAAATCGGCGATATTCTCGCGTTCATCCAGTATTCTCGGCAATTCTCCCAACCGATCAACCAGTTGTCGAGCATCTCAAACGTCATTCAATCCACGCTGGCATCTTCCGAGCGCGTGTTTGAGATGCTCGACGAACAGGAAGAGGAGGATCCGCGCGAACAAATCGCAAAAGACGCAGCGCACCCCTGTGATGATGATGGTCAGGGGCACGAAGCGTCAGGACGATCCGCGGAAGCGGTTCGGTTCGAAGGTACGGATCAGGTTTTTGTCGCGGAGCGTTCGGCGGAATCTGTCACAGCAAAACGCGGCAGGGTCGTGTTTGAGAACGTCTCGTTTCGCTATAAAGTGGGTGAACCACTCATTGAAAATCTGAGCCTGCGTGCCGAACCGGGACAGAAGATCGCGATTGTCGGTCCGACAGGCGCCGGAAAAACCACGCTGATCAACCTGTTACTGCGGTTTTACGAGCAAGATGCCGGGACCATTTTACTCGATGGCGTAGATATAAAGACGTTTCCCCGCGCGGCGCTGCGGCAAAAATTTGGCATGGTATTGCAGGACACGTGGCTTTTTCACGGCACGATCTTTGAAAATATCGCCTATGGACGCAAAGGCGCGACAGAGGCGGAAGTGATCGCAGCGGCAAAAGCGTCTTATGCCGACTCGTTTATTCGAAAACTTCCAGATGGCTACGCTACACACTTAAACGAAGAGACTTCCAACCTGTCACAGGGACAAAAGCAACTGCTGACGATTGCCCGCGCATTCTTGGCCAATCCAACGATCCTCATTCTTGATGAGGCTACAAGCAGTGTCGACACGCGCACGGAGATCCACATCCAGCACGCGATGAAGCGCCTGATGGATGGACGCACCAGCTTTGTGATCGCTCATCGATTGTCCACGGTGCGCGATGCAGACTGCATTCTTGTGATGAATCACGGCCGTGTCGTCGAGCAGGGAGCTCACGACGCGCTGATCGAGCAGGACGGATTCTACGCAGAACTCTACAAAAGCCAGTTTGCCAGCGCGTTGCCGGAATTCGCGGCACTAGAAAAGGTGTGA
- a CDS encoding ABC transporter substrate-binding protein, producing MKTIDRVKLIATILTLTTAVGGSSAMASTSVHRVSAPVQISFWYGIGGQLSSDVQQLVAAFNRTHPGIHVTATYQGSYSGGGPEQQKLLAAIRAGDAPDLAQMEVHSMPVFALSGHLLPLTSYMKKSGHDKPNDFISGMLVSTQFGGQYYGVPFNRSVPVLYYNETMFKKAGIANPPATWSQLAFDAKKLTKGGGNHKVYGFEPLVDWWPFEASVWSGGGHIMSANRSQATFATAAGERILTMEQQLVKSGYAKVQTGPNYWTDTTQAFAAGQTAMDIDSPGDAVEVAKAVGHRFQWNTAMFPADVMRAVPPGGGDAVMLSSTPANLRPAAWTFIQWWTAPAQSAKWSEMTGYVPVAKGALVSPGYQAFLKAHPQMRAAIEELKYQHASPASAQYLTVVQYVQQGLQSAFDLGTPVSKAMEQTQQQINSSLGN from the coding sequence ATGAAAACAATCGATCGAGTAAAGCTTATTGCAACGATTCTGACGCTCACTACAGCTGTTGGCGGCAGTAGCGCAATGGCTTCTACATCAGTCCATCGCGTGTCAGCACCCGTACAAATCTCATTTTGGTATGGAATTGGCGGCCAGCTCAGTTCGGATGTGCAGCAGCTTGTGGCAGCGTTTAACCGTACGCACCCGGGGATTCATGTGACTGCAACGTATCAAGGAAGTTATTCCGGTGGCGGACCGGAGCAGCAGAAGCTGCTTGCGGCCATTCGCGCAGGGGATGCGCCGGATCTCGCGCAGATGGAAGTGCACTCCATGCCTGTGTTTGCGCTCTCTGGGCATTTGCTTCCCTTGACGTCGTACATGAAAAAGAGTGGACATGACAAGCCGAACGATTTTATCAGTGGCATGCTCGTCAGCACGCAGTTTGGCGGTCAATATTATGGTGTGCCATTCAATCGAAGCGTTCCCGTGCTTTATTACAATGAGACAATGTTCAAAAAGGCGGGCATCGCCAATCCGCCTGCTACGTGGAGCCAACTTGCTTTCGATGCGAAAAAGCTCACCAAAGGCGGCGGCAACCATAAAGTGTACGGTTTTGAGCCACTCGTTGACTGGTGGCCGTTTGAGGCGTCGGTGTGGAGTGGCGGTGGTCACATCATGTCCGCAAACCGGAGTCAAGCAACCTTCGCGACGGCGGCTGGCGAGCGAATTTTGACGATGGAACAGCAGCTTGTAAAAAGCGGTTACGCAAAGGTGCAAACGGGTCCCAACTACTGGACGGACACGACACAGGCGTTTGCCGCGGGGCAGACTGCGATGGACATTGACTCACCCGGCGATGCGGTGGAAGTTGCGAAGGCTGTTGGGCATCGGTTTCAGTGGAATACAGCGATGTTTCCGGCAGATGTCATGCGTGCGGTTCCCCCGGGTGGCGGCGATGCGGTGATGCTTTCCAGCACGCCGGCAAACCTGCGCCCTGCCGCGTGGACGTTTATCCAGTGGTGGACAGCGCCTGCGCAAAGCGCCAAGTGGTCGGAGATGACCGGGTATGTCCCGGTGGCAAAAGGGGCGCTTGTCAGTCCGGGCTATCAGGCATTTTTGAAGGCGCATCCGCAAATGCGGGCTGCGATTGAAGAACTTAAGTATCAGCACGCATCGCCTGCCTCTGCGCAGTATCTGACAGTTGTTCAATACGTGCAGCAAGGGTTGCAGTCAGCGTTTGATCTGGGGACGCCTGTCAGCAAGGCGATGGAGCAAACACAGCAGCAAATCAATTCGTCCTTGGGAAACTGA